The Mucilaginibacter mallensis genome has a segment encoding these proteins:
- a CDS encoding SusD/RagB family nutrient-binding outer membrane lipoprotein — protein sequence MKKIIYMAGVLLICLSSCTKNFDKLNTNPNTFLSPDFDPVMSYVFKQTTDQMENDNWGYFWEYGHIIDPYAERYLTGDNSRWNTYYINVLGNLRQLKKLYGTNPGFTNRMAIAQIWECYIYYQLVATYGPVPYSQAGATTPVILYDDENTIYTALLTKLKAASTAIVLTGDDMTTDLIFGGNLTKWQKFANTLRLKIALNVQKNLPSLAASNIQDVMSNEALLPQSDADDAIFTYGTASGSQSAYFNHYVLNESAANAVKQSSGPIMSDYVFTYFRSYNDPRLGAYFNPAQVPIAIKDTLTSTADAFHYIVTYTIPHLGTPKSLSVLAQWNLGTQIFQGSLNYITNFSTLPGLTQLPVTTNSGINVLAANRPFYHSTYADVCFMKAEANMLGFGGAQSAQAYYTAGINANFAFWGLTAAQATAYEAQNGIAWSTAGHGFNYPLGFINTSIPADNMTKIWIQQWMNSYGDGAFDAWCLQRRTQNLILPPHTNPGAPNLLQSTYADLPDRWNYPVAETSVNPVGAADGTKKLGGSDYPTTVLQFSKTYTHTNWATVVAFYDDSYIQKWYGTTIQQVQAVPNIKYTVLSQY from the coding sequence ATGAAAAAGATAATATACATGGCTGGCGTTTTGCTGATTTGCCTCTCGTCATGCACTAAAAATTTTGATAAGCTAAATACGAATCCTAATACATTTCTCTCACCTGATTTTGATCCGGTAATGTCCTATGTTTTTAAACAAACTACAGATCAGATGGAGAATGATAACTGGGGTTATTTCTGGGAATATGGTCACATTATTGACCCCTATGCCGAACGCTACCTTACAGGTGATAACAGCCGGTGGAATACCTATTACATTAATGTACTTGGAAATCTCAGACAACTTAAAAAATTATATGGAACTAACCCTGGTTTTACAAACAGGATGGCAATTGCTCAGATATGGGAATGTTATATATATTACCAACTTGTAGCTACCTATGGTCCTGTTCCTTATAGCCAGGCGGGAGCTACCACGCCGGTTATACTGTATGATGATGAAAATACAATTTATACAGCATTGCTGACTAAATTAAAGGCTGCATCTACCGCTATAGTATTAACAGGTGACGATATGACCACAGACCTGATATTTGGTGGAAATTTAACTAAGTGGCAGAAATTTGCGAATACGCTTCGTTTAAAAATTGCGCTTAACGTGCAAAAAAACCTGCCTTCCTTAGCAGCCTCCAATATTCAGGATGTAATGTCAAACGAAGCGCTGTTACCTCAATCAGATGCTGATGACGCCATATTTACTTATGGAACAGCCAGTGGCAGCCAGTCGGCATATTTTAATCATTATGTGCTTAATGAATCTGCAGCCAATGCCGTTAAACAAAGCAGCGGCCCTATTATGAGCGACTATGTATTTACTTATTTCCGCTCATACAATGATCCAAGGCTCGGTGCCTATTTTAACCCGGCACAGGTCCCTATAGCAATAAAAGATACATTGACCAGTACTGCTGATGCCTTTCACTATATTGTTACTTATACCATACCACATCTGGGTACGCCTAAATCTTTATCAGTATTGGCACAATGGAACCTTGGTACGCAAATTTTCCAGGGGTCTTTAAACTATATTACCAATTTCAGTACGTTGCCGGGTCTTACCCAACTCCCTGTTACAACAAATTCAGGTATAAACGTATTAGCTGCCAACCGTCCATTTTACCACAGCACATATGCCGATGTATGTTTTATGAAAGCAGAAGCCAATATGCTGGGTTTTGGCGGAGCCCAATCGGCCCAGGCATATTACACTGCGGGCATAAATGCCAACTTTGCTTTCTGGGGGCTTACCGCGGCACAGGCTACCGCTTATGAAGCCCAAAACGGAATTGCATGGTCTACAGCCGGGCACGGGTTCAACTATCCGCTTGGATTTATAAATACCAGTATCCCGGCAGATAACATGACCAAAATATGGATACAGCAATGGATGAATTCATATGGTGACGGTGCATTTGATGCATGGTGCCTGCAGCGGCGTACACAGAATCTTATATTACCGCCACATACCAATCCTGGTGCGCCTAACCTGCTCCAATCTACTTATGCGGATCTGCCTGACAGGTGGAACTATCCGGTTGCTGAAACCTCGGTTAACCCGGTAGGCGCAGCTGACGGTACAAAAAAGCTGGGAGGAAGTGATTATCCTACCACTGTTTTACAATTTTCCAAAACGTATACGCATACTAACTGGGCAACAGTAGTAGCGTTTTATGACGACTCCTATATACAAAAATGGTATGGCACTACTATCCAACAGGTGCAAGCCGTTCCTAATATCAAATACACTGTATTGTCTCAATATTAA
- a CDS encoding glycoside hydrolase family 71/99 protein, translating into MKHIFKYSWLVLLACILFSSCKKKAASINDYFLNYTIPDVPPTVDYLVGSVYYSYSSWLAAISYVPTVGTYNSTGGLVPPNIMQAHIADALSAKIDYFIFTVRSPTQEANNYKTDSTTVTSFLNASNSSSMHFALSYTLTVADFGITNSGNPDANGINRGIPIEANPVKLAGFYNDFKRLAYFMGKSNYQKVNGKWLLIINHAQDLNSNMDPNNPGSDAPLYAQLRKNLSDLGFDVYIIGELNQWSVPNNYYYRFQNCVDAVYEYNMVDNQNVLDRFYLFPQECDQNFAYCKQELESWPAGGLTPGQTQLEFVPEIQAGYNYQITNASSVNLSVPRTANGSFFRTYTNIAKRNASKSHLIIIDSFNDFQHDTQIEPADSSTNTKNFPPYGTNLLDITRTEFKVGQ; encoded by the coding sequence ATGAAACATATATTTAAGTACAGTTGGCTGGTATTGCTGGCATGCATATTGTTCAGCTCCTGCAAAAAGAAAGCAGCTTCTATCAATGATTACTTTCTTAACTATACCATACCTGATGTGCCGCCTACTGTTGATTATCTGGTAGGAAGCGTTTATTACTCCTATTCATCATGGCTTGCTGCTATCAGTTATGTGCCTACTGTGGGTACCTACAACTCTACAGGCGGACTTGTGCCGCCCAATATTATGCAGGCTCATATTGCTGACGCGTTATCCGCCAAAATTGATTATTTTATTTTTACAGTAAGGTCTCCAACGCAGGAAGCAAACAATTATAAAACTGATTCAACCACGGTCACCTCATTTTTGAATGCATCTAATTCGTCGTCAATGCATTTTGCCTTATCCTATACGTTAACCGTAGCTGATTTCGGCATTACTAACTCAGGTAATCCTGATGCAAACGGCATCAACAGGGGGATCCCTATAGAAGCTAATCCGGTTAAACTGGCCGGATTTTATAATGACTTTAAAAGATTGGCCTATTTCATGGGTAAGTCAAACTATCAGAAAGTTAACGGCAAATGGCTGTTGATCATTAACCATGCCCAGGACCTGAACTCTAATATGGACCCGAACAATCCGGGGAGCGATGCCCCCCTTTATGCACAACTCCGCAAAAATCTTAGTGATTTAGGTTTTGATGTGTACATTATTGGTGAACTGAATCAATGGTCTGTCCCCAATAACTATTACTATCGTTTTCAAAATTGTGTCGACGCGGTTTATGAATATAATATGGTTGATAACCAAAATGTGCTTGACAGGTTCTATCTATTTCCCCAGGAATGCGATCAGAATTTTGCCTATTGCAAACAGGAACTTGAATCATGGCCGGCCGGTGGCTTAACCCCAGGCCAAACACAACTTGAGTTTGTGCCTGAAATTCAGGCCGGTTATAACTACCAGATAACTAACGCCAGCTCTGTAAACCTGAGTGTTCCCAGAACTGCCAACGGGAGCTTCTTCCGCACTTATACAAATATTGCCAAGCGTAATGCCTCAAAAAGCCATTTAATTATCATTGATTCTTTTAATGACTTTCAGCACGATACGCAAATTGAGCCTGCGGACTCTTCCACCAATACAAAAAACTTTCCTCCTTACGGAACAAATCTACTGGATATCACCAGGACTGAATTTAAAGTAGGGCAATAA
- a CDS encoding GH92 family glycosyl hydrolase — protein sequence MKNTRAQNISSTNDGTGNLKYIDPRIGNVGQLLQPTRPTVQVPNQMIRMYPERNDYIDDQISSFPLTIVSHRLGEVFALKPWNKPVTTNAWKEKQTFDHDLEITRPWYYSTYLIDDEITVEFTAGKKTGIYRFTFPGNKQDKNLLFDLYNNGAGSWKFINGNSMEGTETYHDDIKIYMYGEFNTDGQPGTALDNGLNKGSREIAGKGVKSWITFSGNSPDTIYFRYAISYISPEQARANFKQEIAGKSFNDIKTAGEKAWDKAINNIRVEGGTEAQRRSFYTAYYRCNERMVDITEDGKYYSGFDKKIHDTTRPFYVDDWTWDTYLALHPLRAIVNPAMEQDMLNSYVSMYTQGGWMPTFPVLFGDHACMNAFHSTIMMLDDYRKGLRNFDVNKAYEGMMKNATSATMLPWRNGPKGSLEDFYYAKGYYPALKVGETETIPEVNPIEHRQAVAVTLGASYDDWALSQMAGELGKVDDQKKFSIRANNYKNLWDNNMKMFMPKDSSGNWIKIDPKFDGGEGGRDYYDENNGWTYLWQVQEDVPGLINLMGGKKQFEARLDQLFREPLGRSKYAFWAKFPDATGLVGQYSLGNEPSFHIPYLYNFTNSPWKTQKRIRFLLDVWFKDNIFGIPGDEDGGGMSAFVVFSSMGFYPITPGLPVYTIGSPVFSKVTIDLPGGKQFRMIANNCSVINKYIQSAKMNGQPLNKPWFTHEQLINGGTLELEMGPKPNKSWGVE from the coding sequence ATGAAAAATACCCGGGCACAGAACATTTCATCAACAAATGATGGAACAGGGAATTTGAAATATATAGACCCGCGTATTGGTAACGTTGGCCAGCTCTTGCAGCCAACACGCCCAACGGTACAAGTACCCAACCAAATGATCAGGATGTACCCTGAACGTAATGATTACATAGACGACCAGATCTCGAGTTTCCCGCTTACCATCGTATCTCACCGGCTGGGGGAGGTTTTTGCCTTAAAACCCTGGAATAAACCGGTTACAACCAATGCATGGAAGGAAAAACAAACTTTTGATCATGACCTGGAAATAACCCGGCCATGGTATTATTCTACTTATTTAATTGATGATGAAATAACCGTGGAATTTACTGCCGGAAAAAAAACAGGGATATACCGCTTTACCTTTCCGGGAAATAAGCAGGATAAGAACCTGTTGTTCGATCTATATAATAACGGAGCCGGCTCATGGAAATTTATTAACGGTAACAGCATGGAAGGTACAGAAACCTACCACGATGATATTAAAATATATATGTATGGCGAATTTAACACTGATGGCCAACCCGGGACCGCGCTTGATAACGGATTAAATAAGGGAAGCCGGGAGATTGCGGGCAAAGGGGTAAAATCATGGATCACTTTTAGCGGAAATTCACCGGATACTATTTATTTTCGCTATGCCATTTCTTATATCAGCCCTGAACAGGCTCGTGCTAATTTTAAACAGGAAATAGCAGGAAAATCCTTTAACGATATAAAAACTGCCGGAGAAAAAGCATGGGATAAAGCCATTAATAACATCAGGGTTGAAGGTGGTACAGAGGCGCAGCGCCGGTCGTTTTACACAGCCTATTACCGCTGTAATGAACGCATGGTAGATATTACCGAGGATGGCAAATATTATAGTGGCTTTGATAAAAAGATACATGATACCACCAGGCCGTTTTATGTTGACGACTGGACCTGGGATACCTACCTGGCTTTGCACCCTTTGCGGGCTATCGTAAACCCGGCTATGGAACAGGATATGCTGAATTCATATGTAAGCATGTACACCCAGGGAGGCTGGATGCCCACGTTCCCGGTTTTGTTTGGCGATCATGCCTGTATGAATGCTTTCCATTCTACCATAATGATGTTGGATGATTACCGTAAAGGATTAAGAAATTTCGATGTAAATAAGGCCTACGAAGGGATGATGAAAAATGCCACATCGGCTACCATGTTGCCATGGCGCAACGGACCGAAAGGCAGCCTGGAAGATTTTTATTATGCCAAAGGCTATTATCCTGCCTTAAAGGTAGGCGAAACAGAAACAATACCGGAGGTAAACCCGATTGAGCACAGGCAGGCCGTAGCGGTAACCCTTGGCGCCAGTTATGATGATTGGGCATTAAGCCAAATGGCAGGTGAATTGGGGAAGGTTGATGATCAAAAAAAGTTCAGCATAAGGGCAAACAACTATAAAAATCTATGGGATAACAACATGAAAATGTTTATGCCTAAAGATAGTAGTGGCAACTGGATTAAAATTGACCCTAAGTTTGATGGTGGAGAAGGCGGCCGTGATTATTATGATGAAAATAATGGCTGGACCTATCTGTGGCAAGTACAGGAGGATGTACCGGGCCTGATTAACCTGATGGGCGGAAAGAAACAATTTGAAGCCAGGCTTGATCAGCTTTTCCGGGAACCGCTTGGCCGCAGCAAATATGCATTTTGGGCTAAATTCCCGGATGCCACCGGCCTGGTAGGTCAGTATTCACTGGGAAATGAACCCAGCTTCCATATCCCATACCTGTATAACTTTACTAATTCGCCCTGGAAAACACAGAAACGCATCCGTTTCCTGTTAGATGTATGGTTTAAAGACAACATCTTCGGTATTCCGGGTGATGAAGATGGCGGTGGCATGTCTGCCTTCGTCGTGTTTTCCTCCATGGGCTTTTATCCCATAACGCCAGGTTTGCCGGTATATACTATCGGTAGCCCGGTATTTAGTAAGGTAACTATTGATCTGCCCGGTGGAAAACAATTTAGAATGATCGCCAACAACTGCTCTGTTATTAATAAATACATCCAGAGCGCAAAAATGAACGGGCAGCCACTTAACAAACCCTGGTTTACGCATGAACAATTGATAAACGGCGGAACACTGGAATTGGAGATGGGACCGAAACCAAACAAAAGTTGGGGCGTAGAATAA